In a genomic window of Cardiocondyla obscurior isolate alpha-2009 linkage group LG08, Cobs3.1, whole genome shotgun sequence:
- the Lrr gene encoding F-actin-uncapping protein LRRC16A isoform X4, translating to MSTRSQLTKDLNESVKALLGKHVKILLKNVVKLETKQDKQENRVLVFSPCRLFLLSAKVPTRIDCHFHYLEITAIESRRANQLCLTVGERYYNFTTNSVGGDTTEVDAMIEALHTAIRNIFPTVPLNYIIRKIEVIPACRLQTIRGSELARSTEATRHTGPCGGFSTQYACMCDLHGVPYREEVAWDVDTIYLSHDTRELNLRDFDHLDQKDLVPIISALEYNTWFTKLRASHLKLNHEPLERLLHIMRRSLSIQELYLDNLGIKWDFAHKLSLALISNANTMLQTIDLSHNMIEDKGASSLCGIIAKLMQGGTHLSGPIGKLPKGLQKLNLAHCGLTGKGISQIAHALSLNRSMPTSLRYLNLSENTLKDDVNNLCNFLAQPNSLTHLDLSGTDTTLECLFGALLRGCATNLVHLNVARNCFSSKKTKEIPPSFKQFFTATLSLKYLNISSCKLPLEALKHLLLGLACNESTVGLELDMSGNNLGSMGAHVLESCIHGVRCIASLDISDSNMDVDLAQVITAVGKNKSIKQLYMGRNTTGMKSKHIAVVMDALVQMLQEDDCVLQALHLPDSRLKGDLYNLINALGSNTCLHTLDISGNQIGDPGARLLAKALQINNHLRTIIYDKNNITLQGYADIVHALEKNCSVRHMPFPIYDLQPCMKTSAEKTEQLAKKIQDLLQRNVTPCKYSHGQAFRLQQGFLLSSTQQMVDRLVVQTQDTIKTLAAESCDANNDINYATGLIQDADNSKQLLPRLHEVLQRRDENNPIEIKLHDMANELHKVITVYLQDSLDAMLKCANEQCPTILSQTVLRGDESEPIAVQDDLRNTCKEKNQINNEFIHTTVTEQAGADIVNRVNELNLAVAAHISDRITDEVIESLSRSYKTLIGDDSRTRSSTPDVLRPSAGSMSSGSVIGVTSASGVSMTLPAGRASLASEEEDPPETCSLADSIGPCVSDQSPMKLDYLNLATPHLSNKRKSLHGRKLRPKSVVDSVEGLSADDIPDLLPSLPKNQTEAISETEHSLTESLDSVSELPNTVGQQLQHLVKSRPRRTKTRAPTRPMLRPDQPIDGLALGEGLDVFFRPTTPTTPLISPTSDDSSLHTFPTDGSPNLSLTSHKSIPPDIEKKPNCNSPMLKTLLEPTPRSRSSDNLEKFSPLVGRRSQGDSPLTASPLARRNTTDSAQAHERSKGEGFAKDSNNATTSDMSDDSKRSTLTNLSNMSPRGSYDIDDTFGASTSEKDQENRKNIKKSTTDTEKSSVKLRSTDLRSPINSNSSGTKGASDSAKSPVLKPLKNSGSTSDGKSNGSVMKNKPTPPATAPKPRPWSMATDRKSGEFSLLSDGSSPNTSAGNTPDSGDALDESTDSGVSGPASLPPTLSASSTASSLSNTSVEKRSVRELAASLNKNKTDRKENGNGSTESG from the exons ATGTCAACCCGGTCGCAGCTCACGAAGGATTTAAACG AATCGGTGAAAGCGCTACTTGGCAAGCATGTGAAGATACTGCTGAAGAATGTGGTGAAATTGGAAACGAAACAAGATAAGCAAGAAAATCGCGTTCTC GTATTTTCGCCATGTCGCCTCTTTCTCCTATCGGCCAAAGTACCCACAAGA atCGACTGCCATTTTCATTACTTAGAAATAACAGCCATAGAGTCCAGGAGGGCAAATCAGTTATGTTTGACAGTCGGAGAAcgatattacaattttactaCAAACAGTGTTGGTGGAGATACCACAGAAGTGGATGCTATGATAGAGGCCTTACACACGGCGATTCGAAATATCTTTCCTACCGTGCCGTTAAA ttaCATTATACGAAAAATAGAGGTAATACCAGCTTGCAGACTGCAGACTATACGAGGGAGCGAATTAGCTAGGAGCACTGAAGCTACAAGACATACAGGGCCCTGTGGCGGCTTCTCTACTCAATATGCATGCATGTGTGACCTGCATGGTGTACCCTACAGGGAGGAAGTGGCCTGG GACGTCGACACCATATATCTTTCACATGATACcagagaattaaatttgagaGATTTTGATCATCTTGATCAGAAAGATTTAGTGCCAATTATCTCGGCCTTGGAGTATAATACTTGGTTCACGAAATTAAGAGCGTCTCATCTTAAACTGAATCATGAGCCCCTAGAGAGACTGTTGCACATTATGCGAAGATCTTTATCTATTCAAGAGCTTTATTTGGATAATCTCGGAATCAAAtg GGATTTCGCTCACAAGCTGTCGTTAGCTTTGATTTCTAACGCTAACACGATGCTGCAAACAATAGATCTGTCGCACAATATGATCGAAGACAaag gAGCCTCTAGCTTGTGTGGGATAATAGCCAAGTTAATGCAAG gTGGTACTCATCTAAGCGGTCCTATCGGCAAGTTGCCTAAAGgtttacagaaattaaatttagccCACTGTGGATTAACCGGAAAAGGTATAAGCCAAATAGCGCATGCATTAAGCCTGAACAGAAGTATGCCGACTAGCTTGCGATACCTGAATCTTTCAGAGAACACCTTAAAAGATGATGTCAAT AATTTGTGCAATTTTTTGGCGCAACCTAATAGTTTAACACATCTAGATCTTAGCGGTACAGATACGACTTTAGAATgt ttattcGGTGCATTATTACGGGGTTGTGCAACTAATCTAGTCCATCTGAATGTTGCCCGGAATTGTTTTTCGAGCAAAAAGACCAAAGAAATACCTCCGAGTTTCAAGCAATTTTTCACGGCTACTCTCTCATTAAAGTACTTAAATATATCTTCGTGCAAATTACCATTGGAGGCATTAAAACACCTGCTACTCGGTCTGGCGTGCAACGAAAGTACAGTTGGCCTAGAGCTTGATATGAGCGGAAACAACCTAGGTTCCATGGGCGCACATGTTTTAGAATCGTGCATTCATGGAGTTCGATGTATAGCGTCCTTGGATATATCAGACAGTA aCATGGATGTTGATTTAGCGCAAGTTATAACAGCGGTGGGCAAGAACAAATCAATAAAGCAGCTATACATGGGACGCAATACCACTGGTATGAAAAGCAAGCACATAGCCGTCGTGATGGATGCTTTAGTGCAAATGCTTCAAGAGGATGATTGCGTCCTTCAGGCGTTACATTTGCCAGATTCTCGATTAAAAGGCGATCTCTATAATCTGATAAATGCTCTTGGCAGCAACACGTGTCTTCACACCTTGGATATTAGCGGGAATCAAATAGGTGATCCTGGCGCGAGATTATTAGCGAAAGcgttgcaaattaataaccaTTTACGGACTATTATATATGACAAGAACAATATCACGTTACAAGGCTATGCGGATATCGTTCACGCTCTAGAGAA AAACTGTAGCGTACGGCATATGCCGTTTCCGATTTACGATCTACAACCTTGTATGAAAACGTCCGCGGAAAAAACGGAACAGTTAGCTAAAAAAATCCAAGATCTGCTACAGCGAAATGTCACACCGTGCAAATACAGTCATGGACAAGCATTCAGGTTGCAACAGGGATTTTTATTGAGTTCCACGCAGCAAATGGTTGATAGACTTGTCGTTCAAACACAAGATACTATCAAAACTCTTGCGGCGGAGAGTTGCGACGCTAacaacgatattaattatgctACCGGACTTATACAAGATGCGGATAATTCTAAACAG ctattGCCGAGATTGCACGAAGTACTTCAAAGACGTGATGAGAATAATCCAATTGAGATAAAACTGCACGATATGGCAAATGAACTTCATAAAGTTATAACGGTATATCTGCAG GACTCTTTGGACGCAATGTTAAAGTGTGCGAATGAGCAATGTCCTACTATACTCTCGCAAACAGTGCTTAGAGGCGATGAAAGTGAACCGATCGCGGTGCAAGATGATCTTCGTAATacttgtaaagaaaaaaatcaaattaataacgaatttATACATACCACCGTTACCGAACAAGCTGGCGCAGATATTGTTAACAGAGTCAA TGAGCTTAATTTAGCAGTTGCGGCGCATATATCTGACCGAATCACAGATGAAGTAATTGAGTCATTATCAAGAAGTTATAAAACATTG attGGTGATGATAGCCGGACAAGAAGCAGCACGCCAGATGTTTTACGACCTAGCGCCGGCTCGATGAGCAGTGGAAGCGTGATAGGCGTAACTAGCGCGAGCGGTGTCTCTATGACTTTACCTGCTGGCAGAGCCAGTCTTGCATCCGAAGAAGAAGATCCGCCGGAAACATGCTCACTGGCAGATTCAATTGGTCCGTGCGTTAGTGATCAATCACCAATG AAATTGGATTATTTAAATCTG GCGACTCCTCATCTGTCGAACAAGCGTAAAAGTCTGCACGGAAGAAAATTGAGACCTAAGTCCGTAGTGGACTCTGTAGAAGGTTTATCTGCCGATGATATACCGGATCTTCTGCCGTCATTGCCGAAGAATCAAACTGAAG CTATCTCAGAAACTGAACACTCGTTGACGGAGTCCTTAGATTCTGTTTCGGAATTGCCTAACACCGTGGGTCAGCAGTTACAACATCTGGTGAAGTCCAGACCACGCAGAACAAAAACACGAGCACCTACGAGACCCATGTTAAGACCGGATCAACCGATTGACGGTCTCGCTCTGGGCGAAGGCCTCGACGTATTTTTCCGACCTACTACACCTACCACACCTTTGATATCGCCTACGAGCGACGACAG CTCTCTACATACTTTCCCAACGGATGGCAGTCCTAATCTATCGCTAACGAGCCACAAAAGCATTCCACCTGACATAGAAAAAAAGCCCAATTGCAATTCGCCGATGTTGAAAACGCTTTTAGAACCCACGCCGCGATCTCGATCCAGCgataatttggaaaaattttctCCTCTCGTTGGTAGGAGATCGCAAGGTGATTCTCCGTTGACTGCGTCGCCGTTAGCCCGAAGAAATACCACGGACAGTGCCCAAGCCCACGAAAGATCGAAAGGCGAGGGTTTCGCGAAAGACTCTAATAACGCTACTACTAGTGATATGAGCGATGATTCTAAGCGAAGTACACTAACAAATTTATCTAATATGAGTCCACGTGGTTCATATGACATTGACGACACTTTCGGAGCAAGCACGTCGGAGAAAGACCAAGagaatcgtaaaaatattaagaaatccACGACCGATACTGAAAAATCTTCCGTCAAGTTACGGTCGACCGATCTGAGAAGCCCAATAAACAGTAACAGCAGCGGCACCAAGGGTGCATCTGATTCGGCCAAATCTCCTGTACTGAAACCATTGAAAAATAGCGGATCTACGAGCGACGGAAAAAGCAACGGTTCGGTCATGAAAAATAAACCTACTCCACCGGCGACGGCGCCTAAACCACGACCATGGAGCATGGCCACTGATCGAAAAtccg gaGAATTTAGTCTGTTAAGCGACGGCTCTAGTCCGAACACCTCGGCCGGGAATACGCCCGATTCCGGTGACGCGCTCGATGAATCGACTGATAGTGGAGTAAGCGGGCCGGCTTCCTTGCCGCCGACGTTATCAGCAAGCAGTACCGCGAGCTCGTTGAGTAATACGAGCGTGGAGAAAAGATCTGTGAGGGAACTGGCAGCGAGTCTAAACAAGAACAAGACGGACAGAAAGGAGAACG GCAACGGAAGTACCGAAAGTGGTTGA
- the Lrr gene encoding F-actin-uncapping protein LRRC16A isoform X1: protein MSTRSQLTKDLNESVKALLGKHVKILLKNVVKLETKQDKQENRVLVFSPCRLFLLSAKVPTRIDCHFHYLEITAIESRRANQLCLTVGERYYNFTTNSVGGDTTEVDAMIEALHTAIRNIFPTVPLNYIIRKIEVIPACRLQTIRGSELARSTEATRHTGPCGGFSTQYACMCDLHGVPYREEVAWDVDTIYLSHDTRELNLRDFDHLDQKDLVPIISALEYNTWFTKLRASHLKLNHEPLERLLHIMRRSLSIQELYLDNLGIKWDFAHKLSLALISNANTMLQTIDLSHNMIEDKGASSLCGIIAKLMQGGTHLSGPIGKLPKGLQKLNLAHCGLTGKGISQIAHALSLNRSMPTSLRYLNLSENTLKDDVNNLCNFLAQPNSLTHLDLSGTDTTLECLFGALLRGCATNLVHLNVARNCFSSKKTKEIPPSFKQFFTATLSLKYLNISSCKLPLEALKHLLLGLACNESTVGLELDMSGNNLGSMGAHVLESCIHGVRCIASLDISDSNMDVDLAQVITAVGKNKSIKQLYMGRNTTGMKSKHIAVVMDALVQMLQEDDCVLQALHLPDSRLKGDLYNLINALGSNTCLHTLDISGNQIGDPGARLLAKALQINNHLRTIIYDKNNITLQGYADIVHALEKNCSVRHMPFPIYDLQPCMKTSAEKTEQLAKKIQDLLQRNVTPCKYSHGQAFRLQQGFLLSSTQQMVDRLVVQTQDTIKTLAAESCDANNDINYATGLIQDADNSKQLLPRLHEVLQRRDENNPIEIKLHDMANELHKVITVYLQDSLDAMLKCANEQCPTILSQTVLRGDESEPIAVQDDLRNTCKEKNQINNEFIHTTVTEQAGADIVNRVNELNLAVAAHISDRITDEVIESLSRSYKTLIGDDSRTRSSTPDVLRPSAGSMSSGSVIGVTSASGVSMTLPAGRASLASEEEDPPETCSLADSIGPCVSDQSPMKLDYLNLATPHLSNKRKSLHGRKLRPKSVVDSVEGLSADDIPDLLPSLPKNQTEAISETEHSLTESLDSVSELPNTVGQQLQHLVKSRPRRTKTRAPTRPMLRPDQPIDGLALGEGLDVFFRPTTPTTPLISPTSDDSSLHTFPTDGSPNLSLTSHKSIPPDIEKKPNCNSPMLKTLLEPTPRSRSSDNLEKFSPLVGRRSQGDSPLTASPLARRNTTDSAQAHERSKGEGFAKDSNNATTSDMSDDSKRSTLTNLSNMSPRGSYDIDDTFGASTSEKDQENRKNIKKSTTDTEKSSVKLRSTDLRSPINSNSSGTKGASDSAKSPVLKPLKNSGSTSDGKSNGSVMKNKPTPPATAPKPRPWSMATDRKSGEFSLLSDGSSPNTSAGNTPDSGDALDESTDSGVSGPASLPPTLSASSTASSLSNTSVEKRSVRELAASLNKNKTDRKENEHATPAAWRSLLQRSVDRADAKATEVPKVVEESRLSFKLRRTSFLRDSNFNYSNNDVVDV from the exons ATGTCAACCCGGTCGCAGCTCACGAAGGATTTAAACG AATCGGTGAAAGCGCTACTTGGCAAGCATGTGAAGATACTGCTGAAGAATGTGGTGAAATTGGAAACGAAACAAGATAAGCAAGAAAATCGCGTTCTC GTATTTTCGCCATGTCGCCTCTTTCTCCTATCGGCCAAAGTACCCACAAGA atCGACTGCCATTTTCATTACTTAGAAATAACAGCCATAGAGTCCAGGAGGGCAAATCAGTTATGTTTGACAGTCGGAGAAcgatattacaattttactaCAAACAGTGTTGGTGGAGATACCACAGAAGTGGATGCTATGATAGAGGCCTTACACACGGCGATTCGAAATATCTTTCCTACCGTGCCGTTAAA ttaCATTATACGAAAAATAGAGGTAATACCAGCTTGCAGACTGCAGACTATACGAGGGAGCGAATTAGCTAGGAGCACTGAAGCTACAAGACATACAGGGCCCTGTGGCGGCTTCTCTACTCAATATGCATGCATGTGTGACCTGCATGGTGTACCCTACAGGGAGGAAGTGGCCTGG GACGTCGACACCATATATCTTTCACATGATACcagagaattaaatttgagaGATTTTGATCATCTTGATCAGAAAGATTTAGTGCCAATTATCTCGGCCTTGGAGTATAATACTTGGTTCACGAAATTAAGAGCGTCTCATCTTAAACTGAATCATGAGCCCCTAGAGAGACTGTTGCACATTATGCGAAGATCTTTATCTATTCAAGAGCTTTATTTGGATAATCTCGGAATCAAAtg GGATTTCGCTCACAAGCTGTCGTTAGCTTTGATTTCTAACGCTAACACGATGCTGCAAACAATAGATCTGTCGCACAATATGATCGAAGACAaag gAGCCTCTAGCTTGTGTGGGATAATAGCCAAGTTAATGCAAG gTGGTACTCATCTAAGCGGTCCTATCGGCAAGTTGCCTAAAGgtttacagaaattaaatttagccCACTGTGGATTAACCGGAAAAGGTATAAGCCAAATAGCGCATGCATTAAGCCTGAACAGAAGTATGCCGACTAGCTTGCGATACCTGAATCTTTCAGAGAACACCTTAAAAGATGATGTCAAT AATTTGTGCAATTTTTTGGCGCAACCTAATAGTTTAACACATCTAGATCTTAGCGGTACAGATACGACTTTAGAATgt ttattcGGTGCATTATTACGGGGTTGTGCAACTAATCTAGTCCATCTGAATGTTGCCCGGAATTGTTTTTCGAGCAAAAAGACCAAAGAAATACCTCCGAGTTTCAAGCAATTTTTCACGGCTACTCTCTCATTAAAGTACTTAAATATATCTTCGTGCAAATTACCATTGGAGGCATTAAAACACCTGCTACTCGGTCTGGCGTGCAACGAAAGTACAGTTGGCCTAGAGCTTGATATGAGCGGAAACAACCTAGGTTCCATGGGCGCACATGTTTTAGAATCGTGCATTCATGGAGTTCGATGTATAGCGTCCTTGGATATATCAGACAGTA aCATGGATGTTGATTTAGCGCAAGTTATAACAGCGGTGGGCAAGAACAAATCAATAAAGCAGCTATACATGGGACGCAATACCACTGGTATGAAAAGCAAGCACATAGCCGTCGTGATGGATGCTTTAGTGCAAATGCTTCAAGAGGATGATTGCGTCCTTCAGGCGTTACATTTGCCAGATTCTCGATTAAAAGGCGATCTCTATAATCTGATAAATGCTCTTGGCAGCAACACGTGTCTTCACACCTTGGATATTAGCGGGAATCAAATAGGTGATCCTGGCGCGAGATTATTAGCGAAAGcgttgcaaattaataaccaTTTACGGACTATTATATATGACAAGAACAATATCACGTTACAAGGCTATGCGGATATCGTTCACGCTCTAGAGAA AAACTGTAGCGTACGGCATATGCCGTTTCCGATTTACGATCTACAACCTTGTATGAAAACGTCCGCGGAAAAAACGGAACAGTTAGCTAAAAAAATCCAAGATCTGCTACAGCGAAATGTCACACCGTGCAAATACAGTCATGGACAAGCATTCAGGTTGCAACAGGGATTTTTATTGAGTTCCACGCAGCAAATGGTTGATAGACTTGTCGTTCAAACACAAGATACTATCAAAACTCTTGCGGCGGAGAGTTGCGACGCTAacaacgatattaattatgctACCGGACTTATACAAGATGCGGATAATTCTAAACAG ctattGCCGAGATTGCACGAAGTACTTCAAAGACGTGATGAGAATAATCCAATTGAGATAAAACTGCACGATATGGCAAATGAACTTCATAAAGTTATAACGGTATATCTGCAG GACTCTTTGGACGCAATGTTAAAGTGTGCGAATGAGCAATGTCCTACTATACTCTCGCAAACAGTGCTTAGAGGCGATGAAAGTGAACCGATCGCGGTGCAAGATGATCTTCGTAATacttgtaaagaaaaaaatcaaattaataacgaatttATACATACCACCGTTACCGAACAAGCTGGCGCAGATATTGTTAACAGAGTCAA TGAGCTTAATTTAGCAGTTGCGGCGCATATATCTGACCGAATCACAGATGAAGTAATTGAGTCATTATCAAGAAGTTATAAAACATTG attGGTGATGATAGCCGGACAAGAAGCAGCACGCCAGATGTTTTACGACCTAGCGCCGGCTCGATGAGCAGTGGAAGCGTGATAGGCGTAACTAGCGCGAGCGGTGTCTCTATGACTTTACCTGCTGGCAGAGCCAGTCTTGCATCCGAAGAAGAAGATCCGCCGGAAACATGCTCACTGGCAGATTCAATTGGTCCGTGCGTTAGTGATCAATCACCAATG AAATTGGATTATTTAAATCTG GCGACTCCTCATCTGTCGAACAAGCGTAAAAGTCTGCACGGAAGAAAATTGAGACCTAAGTCCGTAGTGGACTCTGTAGAAGGTTTATCTGCCGATGATATACCGGATCTTCTGCCGTCATTGCCGAAGAATCAAACTGAAG CTATCTCAGAAACTGAACACTCGTTGACGGAGTCCTTAGATTCTGTTTCGGAATTGCCTAACACCGTGGGTCAGCAGTTACAACATCTGGTGAAGTCCAGACCACGCAGAACAAAAACACGAGCACCTACGAGACCCATGTTAAGACCGGATCAACCGATTGACGGTCTCGCTCTGGGCGAAGGCCTCGACGTATTTTTCCGACCTACTACACCTACCACACCTTTGATATCGCCTACGAGCGACGACAG CTCTCTACATACTTTCCCAACGGATGGCAGTCCTAATCTATCGCTAACGAGCCACAAAAGCATTCCACCTGACATAGAAAAAAAGCCCAATTGCAATTCGCCGATGTTGAAAACGCTTTTAGAACCCACGCCGCGATCTCGATCCAGCgataatttggaaaaattttctCCTCTCGTTGGTAGGAGATCGCAAGGTGATTCTCCGTTGACTGCGTCGCCGTTAGCCCGAAGAAATACCACGGACAGTGCCCAAGCCCACGAAAGATCGAAAGGCGAGGGTTTCGCGAAAGACTCTAATAACGCTACTACTAGTGATATGAGCGATGATTCTAAGCGAAGTACACTAACAAATTTATCTAATATGAGTCCACGTGGTTCATATGACATTGACGACACTTTCGGAGCAAGCACGTCGGAGAAAGACCAAGagaatcgtaaaaatattaagaaatccACGACCGATACTGAAAAATCTTCCGTCAAGTTACGGTCGACCGATCTGAGAAGCCCAATAAACAGTAACAGCAGCGGCACCAAGGGTGCATCTGATTCGGCCAAATCTCCTGTACTGAAACCATTGAAAAATAGCGGATCTACGAGCGACGGAAAAAGCAACGGTTCGGTCATGAAAAATAAACCTACTCCACCGGCGACGGCGCCTAAACCACGACCATGGAGCATGGCCACTGATCGAAAAtccg gaGAATTTAGTCTGTTAAGCGACGGCTCTAGTCCGAACACCTCGGCCGGGAATACGCCCGATTCCGGTGACGCGCTCGATGAATCGACTGATAGTGGAGTAAGCGGGCCGGCTTCCTTGCCGCCGACGTTATCAGCAAGCAGTACCGCGAGCTCGTTGAGTAATACGAGCGTGGAGAAAAGATCTGTGAGGGAACTGGCAGCGAGTCTAAACAAGAACAAGACGGACAGAAAGGAGAACG AGCATGCCACACCTGCAGCATGGCGGTCGCTACTCCAACGTTCTGTTGACCGAGCAGATGCCAAG GCAACGGAAGTACCGAAAGTGGTTGAGGAGAGCCGTCTCAGTTTTAAGCTACGTCGCACGTCATTTCTACGCGATTCGAACTTCAATTACAGCAACAACGACGTGGTTGACGTTTGA